The following are encoded together in the Kineosporiaceae bacterium genome:
- a CDS encoding Lrp/AsnC family transcriptional regulator translates to MTQAPMSNRSYDATDERILRLLRTNARASYRDLGQAVGLSANAVTQRMRRLEADRVIRGYTAILDPAIEAPALQAVIHVHMAVDADMAPIEDGLAAIPTITEVLDLAGSIDYEIRVKCRTQAELAEAVQAIRMLPGVTNMETRPVLRHVLRR, encoded by the coding sequence GTGACCCAGGCACCGATGAGTAACCGCAGCTACGACGCCACCGACGAGCGAATCCTCCGTCTGTTGAGGACAAACGCCAGGGCGTCCTACCGCGACCTGGGTCAGGCCGTCGGGCTGTCGGCCAACGCGGTCACCCAGCGCATGCGCCGGCTCGAGGCCGATCGGGTGATCCGTGGGTATACCGCGATCCTCGACCCCGCGATCGAGGCGCCTGCGCTGCAGGCCGTGATCCACGTTCACATGGCGGTGGACGCCGACATGGCGCCGATCGAGGATGGTCTGGCAGCCATTCCGACGATCACCGAGGTGCTCGACCTGGCCGGCAGCATCGACTACGAGATCCGGGTGAAGTGCCGCACCCAGGCCGAGCTGGCCGAGGCCGTCCAGGCCATTCGGATGCTGCCCGGGGTGACCAACATGGAGACCCGACCGGTGCTCCGCCACGTGCTGCGCCGCTGA
- a CDS encoding rRNA methyltransferase translates to MASMSTGTAYVDTVGVGPWPGDWPDDPRYDPDLLRDGDRRNVADHYRYWRVEAIRADLAARAHPFHVAIENWNHDLNIGSVVRTANAFNTAGVHIVGRRRWNRRGAMVTDAYLDVVHHPDAADLVAWATGQNLPVIGIDNLPGAVPLETYELPRRCVLVFGQEGPGLSVDTRTACRDVLSIAQFGSTRSINAAAAAAIAMHTWIRRHAVS, encoded by the coding sequence GCCTACGTGGACACTGTGGGTGTCGGGCCCTGGCCCGGCGATTGGCCGGACGACCCACGCTACGACCCCGATCTGCTGCGCGATGGCGACCGCCGGAATGTCGCCGATCACTACCGCTACTGGCGCGTCGAGGCGATCCGTGCCGACCTGGCTGCCCGTGCTCACCCGTTCCACGTCGCGATCGAGAACTGGAACCACGACCTGAACATCGGCTCCGTCGTCCGCACTGCCAACGCCTTCAACACCGCCGGGGTCCACATCGTGGGACGGCGCCGCTGGAATCGTCGCGGGGCCATGGTCACCGATGCCTACCTGGACGTCGTCCACCACCCGGACGCCGCCGACCTCGTCGCCTGGGCAACCGGCCAGAACCTGCCGGTCATCGGCATCGACAACCTGCCCGGCGCCGTCCCGCTCGAGACCTACGAGCTGCCGCGACGCTGCGTGCTCGTGTTCGGCCAGGAGGGTCCTGGCCTGTCCGTGGACACCCGGACGGCGTGCCGCGACGTCCTCTCGATCGCCCAGTTCGGCTCGACGCGATCGATCAACGCCGCGGCCGCCGCCGCGATCGCCATGCACACCTGGATCCGCCGGCACGCCGTCAGCTGA
- a CDS encoding SigE family RNA polymerase sigma factor, which produces MGRANSEAELQQLVTERWGALVRFGMLLTGDAGSAEDLVQSALEKCWPRWSTIRLDSPERYVKATMANLSASRWRRRRVREVAFETLTPDGDPPGSASTLVEPSDRIAQRDELWRLLCALPPRMRAVVVLRFVEDLSEAETARILGCSIGTVKSQTFRGLHQLRDALTRLNALADVEVQP; this is translated from the coding sequence ATGGGTAGGGCGAACTCCGAGGCCGAACTGCAGCAGTTGGTCACCGAGCGCTGGGGCGCTCTGGTGCGGTTCGGCATGCTGCTGACCGGTGACGCGGGCTCGGCCGAGGACCTGGTGCAGTCGGCGCTGGAGAAGTGCTGGCCTCGCTGGTCGACGATCCGGCTCGATTCCCCGGAGCGCTACGTCAAGGCGACCATGGCGAACCTGTCAGCCTCGCGGTGGCGCCGGCGCCGGGTGCGCGAGGTGGCCTTCGAGACCCTCACGCCGGACGGCGACCCACCCGGGTCGGCGAGCACCCTGGTCGAACCCTCCGACCGCATCGCCCAACGCGACGAACTCTGGCGGCTGCTCTGCGCACTGCCACCACGGATGCGCGCGGTCGTCGTCCTGCGCTTCGTCGAGGACCTGTCCGAGGCCGAGACCGCCCGGATACTCGGCTGCTCGATCGGCACGGTCAAGAGCCAGACCTTTCGTGGGCTGCACCAGTTGCGCGACGCCCTGACCCGCCTGAACGCCCTCGCCGACGTGGAGGTGCAACCGTGA
- a CDS encoding DMT family transporter: protein MNTVSAVLDRFPRPRAVVTEPIGTAPRAAAAPRHDRSWPAIAGLLLVTVAWGSTFVLLDQATQRIPAADYLAVRFGLAALVLATLRPRGWGAMPRGLAVKGVVIGALFGGGNLLLTVGLSYTTASVSAFVTGMYVVFTPLLAALVLRQRLAGRVWAATGLAMAGLAVMTLHLDGGALLGRGELITLVAALICAGQIVALGAWSDSRFVVELAVIQSAVTALICGVFALPGGLTLPTGGAEWTAMIYMAVVVGAVTMLLQTWAQAHLHPARAAIVMTFEPVWAAVFAVLLGGETLGWRFAVGAGAVLAAMYLCERAPSAPEAPATATSELAHPVS from the coding sequence ATGAACACCGTCAGCGCCGTCCTCGACCGCTTCCCCCGGCCGCGCGCCGTCGTCACCGAGCCGATCGGGACGGCGCCGCGTGCCGCCGCTGCGCCGCGCCATGACCGGAGTTGGCCGGCCATCGCCGGGTTACTGCTGGTGACCGTGGCGTGGGGTTCAACGTTCGTACTGCTCGACCAGGCGACGCAACGGATCCCGGCGGCCGACTACCTCGCGGTGCGGTTCGGGCTGGCGGCGCTGGTGCTGGCCACGCTGCGTCCGCGGGGGTGGGGGGCCATGCCGAGGGGGCTGGCGGTCAAGGGTGTCGTGATCGGAGCACTGTTCGGCGGCGGCAATCTGCTGCTCACCGTCGGCCTGAGCTACACCACGGCCTCGGTCAGTGCGTTCGTCACCGGTATGTACGTGGTGTTCACTCCGCTGCTCGCTGCGCTGGTGTTGCGGCAGCGACTGGCCGGTCGGGTGTGGGCGGCGACCGGCCTGGCCATGGCGGGCCTGGCCGTGATGACGCTGCATCTGGACGGCGGAGCGTTGCTGGGCCGGGGCGAGCTGATCACCCTGGTGGCCGCACTGATCTGCGCCGGGCAGATCGTGGCGCTCGGTGCCTGGTCGGACTCGCGCTTCGTCGTCGAGTTGGCGGTGATCCAGTCGGCGGTGACCGCGCTCATCTGTGGTGTGTTCGCGCTGCCGGGTGGGCTCACCCTGCCCACCGGGGGTGCGGAGTGGACCGCGATGATCTACATGGCCGTGGTCGTGGGTGCGGTGACCATGCTGCTGCAGACCTGGGCGCAGGCTCACCTGCACCCGGCCCGGGCCGCGATCGTGATGACCTTCGAGCCGGTGTGGGCCGCGGTGTTCGCCGTCCTGCTCGGGGGCGAGACGCTGGGCTGGCGGTTCGCCGTCGGGGCGGGCGCGGTGCTGGCCGCGATGTACCTGTGTGAGCGGGCGCCGTCCGCGCCCGAAGCGCCGGCCACCGCGACGTCAGAGCTGGCGCACCCGGTCAGCTGA